The nucleotide sequence GGGGTGTCTGTTATGAGTTATGACTACTGAGTGGTCTTGTGTTTTATACCACGTCCATATTTTGGTGGCAGAATACTTAATGTAGGTTCGTTGATATATCTATTTCTCACTCTGTTGCACGTCCTCCACTCAATTCTGAGCATGTATGTAGTGTCTTGATTATGGTACTTCAGCTCCAGTTTAGGCTTAGTCCTGTCTTTCCCACAGTGGTCTCATTGTCTGTTcagttttgttcatttttgtagTAAAAAAGTTGGGTTCAGATAAGATAATAGGCATCTTGATGTGGAATGCTATCGTAAGGGGAATCAAGAATCACTGTGTTCTTTTATGTCCATGCATGCTCTTCCATTTTAGGAGGATGGGTATTGACCCTTTTTAATTGCTGTTGCAGGTTTGCACACAGCGGTCATGGAAGAGGCCCTATGGTGTTGGCCTCCTTGTTGCTGGACTGGATGAGTCAGGAGCTCATCTGTATTACAACTGCCCCAGTGGGAACTACTTTGAGTATCAGGCATTTGCCATCGGTTCTCGCTCTCAAGCCGCCAAGACTTTCCTCGAGCGCAGGTTCCAGGGCTACAAGGACTACACCCCTGAGCAGCTCATCAAGGATGCCCTATCCGCTATAAAGGAGACGCTGCAAGGTGAGAAGCTGTCGAGCTCCAACTGCACCGTGGCTATTGTCGGCAGGAAGGATGATGGCACCATTGAGCCATTCGAGATGATTGGCGCGGCAAGGATCCAAGAACTTATCGACTCCATGGAGGTCGCCGAGGAGGCACCCGAGGAGGCACCCGCGGAGGCCTCCTCCATGCAGGAGGAGGAGAGGGGCTCTGAAGATGCTGCTGCACCCATGGACATCTAGGCCTGGGATTAGGGGCCTCATATTATGAACTCACCCTTACACTGCATTCCGAGTTCCCAAAGACTAGACTGCTTCTTTAGAAAATTATTGTGTTGTGACTCTTGTGTACTCTTTGCTTCCAAAAAAAACTTTGCGATGGTCTCTCTTACGAACAGTTGCTTGGGTTTGGACTGATTATTTATCATGTGATGCAAACACGTTTTGGTTTTGGAGGCCAGCTCGACGTGCATACCATTGCTCCTGATAGTCCTGAACTGTTTTTGCCCTGATTTTATCAGCTAAACTTTTTATAAACTGCAGTAGCTTGAGGGAGTCATCTAATAGTAATAGCTTTGTATTAGCTGGATGGTTAGAAAACTGAAAAACGAACTAAAAGCTACAGTAGGCTATAAGTTGAGCTATTTGGATCAACTAGAGCTATATTTTTAGCAGTTTTTAACAAGCTCTACCTGATATCAAATgctttgtttagttcctcccctaaagtttactccctatcaTATTAGATGTTTGACAcgtatatagagtattaaatataggctaaaaataattaattgtacagattgtgactaatttgcgagatgaattttttaagcctaattagttcatgatttaacaggatggtgctacaataaacatgcgctgatgacggattaattatgcttaataaatttatctcgcggattactgaggacttctgtaatttattttattattactatctgaACACTCACATATGACACCTCGATGTGACACCTGATGAACTTTACTCGttggatttaaacaccaccaAATTTTTAGCAGTTTTTAAGCTGTGGCTGGTATCGTGCCACAATTGCGCTGTGCTCATGCCGTGCTGGTGTAACCGTGCGAGTGCTGTGGTGATTTCATTCCGCTCTGCTTACGTCCATGGGTGCAAGGGGCAGCACGGCCATGTTCCAAGTAGCTCGCCGCTCAGGCTACACGTCCATTGCCTTCTCGTGGCTCGCCGCTCGCCAGATGTTTTCTCCCTAGTCTCCTGCACTGCACATGACACATTCCATAAAGTCCCCGGCATATGGATACAGATGTATGTTTCCTAGTCCTAGATGAATGCAGATCTGAATTTGATCTGTGGTTGGGATATTGCACCTATTCTGAACtggaaatgctatacaacacgcATATGTTTTAGCACCAAAAAACACATGATTTTTTTATATCTATGACGTCTGGGGTCCACATGTCAAACAAATACATAAACACCTCTGCaatctgtgatttgtccttctgtagaaaaaaattatttcttatgatctgtgatcttgtgatttgtgattgtctgaaggtagaagaaggctggaggctggaggtagaagaatagtgtaggctgttggatcttaaacCTAATGATGCTAAAAAAATCATGTGTTCAAACTACATAAAACATATGGGTTTGTAGTAGACAAACCCATTCTGAATATTGACTCGGCCGAATGTGGATGTCCCACAGCATTTATTCTATATATTTTTAAGCAAATACTACTGATTTCTGAACCTAAAATGGTTGTATGGATAGAGTATTTTCTACAATGTTGTTGGGTTTGAATAGGTCTTTCCTTTTTCGACATTTGTATAAAGGAAACAGAAATGTGGCTACAAACTACACATCCAAATGGGAAAAATAAAGGAATAGTGATACGGAAAATTAGACCCTCAACTCAGCTGCCTTGTCAACATAACACATAACGTGTC is from Miscanthus floridulus cultivar M001 chromosome 7, ASM1932011v1, whole genome shotgun sequence and encodes:
- the LOC136462682 gene encoding proteasome subunit alpha type-1 → MFRNQYDTDVTTWSPQGRLFQVEYAMEAVKQGSACVGLCSRTHAVLAAVNKPASELSSYQRKVFRVAEHAGVALAGLTADGRVLSRFLRNECINHSFVYEAPLPISRLALKLADKAQVCTQRSWKRPYGVGLLVAGLDESGAHLYYNCPSGNYFEYQAFAIGSRSQAAKTFLERRFQGYKDYTPEQLIKDALSAIKETLQGEKLSSSNCTVAIVGRKDDGTIEPFEMIGAARIQELIDSMEVAEEAPEEAPAEASSMQEEERGSEDAAAPMDI